One window of Rhizobium leguminosarum genomic DNA carries:
- the urtC gene encoding urea ABC transporter permease subunit UrtC, translating to MITAFLLRSLDRKIVIAIALLLLVAVLVPVLNLMTGPANPLHVPTYIMSLFGKYLTYALLALALDLVWGFCGILSLGHGAFFALGGYAMGMYLMRQIGTRGSYGDPILPDFMVFLNWKDLPWFWYGFNHFWFAALMVLVVPGLLAFVFGWFAFRSRVNGVYLSIITQAMTYALLLAFFRNDMGFGGNNGLTDFKDIIGFNVQADGTRAALFAATAVMLALSLLLASAIVRSKFGKVLVGVRDAESRTRFLGYRVEHFKLFTFVVSAMMAGIAGALYVPQVGIINPGEFAPANSIEVVIWTAVGGRATLIGPIIGAILVNGGKTIFTGLFPEFWLFALGGLFVAVTLFLPKGVVGTIAQYLGKRKPVSNAAPAAAQEDGIEPKIQAAE from the coding sequence ATGATAACGGCCTTCCTTCTCCGATCACTCGATCGCAAGATCGTCATTGCCATCGCCCTGCTGCTTCTGGTCGCCGTTCTCGTACCGGTGCTGAACCTGATGACGGGGCCGGCCAATCCGCTGCACGTGCCGACGTATATCATGTCACTGTTCGGCAAGTATCTGACCTATGCGCTGCTGGCGTTGGCGCTCGATCTCGTCTGGGGCTTCTGCGGCATTCTCTCGCTCGGCCACGGTGCCTTCTTTGCGCTGGGCGGTTATGCGATGGGCATGTATCTGATGCGCCAGATCGGCACCCGCGGCAGCTACGGCGACCCAATCCTGCCCGATTTCATGGTGTTCCTGAACTGGAAGGATCTGCCCTGGTTCTGGTACGGCTTCAACCACTTCTGGTTTGCGGCGCTGATGGTGCTTGTCGTGCCCGGCCTGCTCGCCTTTGTCTTTGGCTGGTTCGCCTTCCGCTCACGCGTCAACGGCGTCTATCTCTCGATCATCACCCAGGCGATGACCTACGCGCTGCTGCTGGCCTTCTTCCGTAACGATATGGGCTTCGGCGGCAATAACGGCCTGACCGATTTCAAGGACATTATCGGCTTCAACGTCCAGGCTGACGGCACGCGTGCAGCCCTCTTTGCGGCAACCGCGGTCATGCTGGCGCTGTCGCTGCTGCTTGCCTCGGCGATCGTTCGTTCGAAATTCGGCAAGGTGCTGGTCGGCGTGCGCGATGCGGAAAGCCGCACGCGCTTCCTCGGTTACCGCGTCGAACATTTCAAGCTCTTCACCTTCGTCGTCTCGGCGATGATGGCGGGCATTGCCGGCGCGCTCTACGTGCCGCAGGTCGGCATCATCAATCCCGGCGAATTCGCTCCCGCCAACTCGATCGAAGTGGTCATCTGGACGGCGGTTGGCGGACGGGCGACGCTGATCGGGCCGATCATTGGTGCGATCCTTGTCAACGGCGGCAAGACGATCTTCACCGGTCTCTTCCCCGAGTTCTGGCTGTTTGCGCTCGGTGGTCTCTTCGTCGCAGTCACGCTGTTTCTGCCGAAGGGCGTCGTCGGCACGATCGCGCAATATCTCGGCAAACGGAAACCCGTCTCCAATGCTGCCCCGGCGGCGGCGCAGGAAGACGGCATCGAGCCGAAAATCCAGGCAGCGGAGTGA
- a CDS encoding lysozyme inhibitor LprI family protein, producing MRLNICLIGAAMLMAAGSAFAQDIDCQNPKTQSDMTSCEAARHETADKALNTQYKKTRAAMVAIDKDLDGDMKGAEQALVKAQRAWIDYRDAECDAFGFQARGGTMEPMLVAGCLAEVTDKRTKELKELEDTMSN from the coding sequence ATGCGCTTGAACATTTGCCTCATCGGGGCGGCGATGCTGATGGCGGCTGGTAGCGCCTTTGCTCAGGATATCGATTGCCAGAATCCGAAGACGCAATCGGACATGACCTCGTGCGAGGCGGCGCGTCACGAGACCGCGGACAAGGCGCTGAATACGCAATACAAGAAGACGCGTGCCGCCATGGTGGCGATCGACAAGGACCTGGATGGCGACATGAAGGGTGCGGAACAGGCGCTGGTCAAGGCGCAGCGCGCCTGGATCGATTATCGCGACGCCGAATGCGATGCCTTCGGCTTTCAGGCCCGCGGCGGCACGATGGAGCCGATGCTGGTCGCCGGATGCCTGGCCGAGGTGACGGACAAACGCACGAAAGAGCTGAAAGAGCTCGAAGACACGATGAGCAATTAA
- the urtE gene encoding urea ABC transporter ATP-binding subunit UrtE, with protein sequence MLTVENANLHYGAAQALRGISIKAEMGKITCVLGRNGVGKSSLLRAVTGQHPLSAGTVTFNDTRLNGLPPFARAKQGIGYVPQGREIFPLLTVKENLETGFAPLGRRDRNIPDDIFSLFPVLKSMLSRRGGDLSGGQQQQLAIGRAMVTRPRILVLDEPTEGIQPSIIKDIGRAIRYLRDSTGMAILLVEQYLDFCRELADYVYIMDRGEIVHEGLAETLDTPEARRHLTV encoded by the coding sequence ATGCTGACAGTCGAAAACGCAAACCTGCACTATGGCGCCGCCCAGGCGCTGCGTGGCATCTCCATCAAGGCGGAGATGGGAAAGATCACCTGCGTACTGGGGCGCAACGGCGTCGGCAAAAGTTCGCTTCTACGCGCGGTTACCGGCCAGCACCCGCTGTCGGCCGGAACCGTCACCTTCAATGATACCCGGCTTAACGGCCTGCCGCCTTTTGCCCGCGCCAAGCAGGGCATCGGCTATGTGCCGCAGGGGCGCGAAATCTTCCCGCTGCTGACAGTCAAGGAAAATCTCGAAACCGGCTTTGCTCCGCTTGGCCGCCGCGACCGGAATATTCCCGACGACATCTTCAGTCTCTTCCCGGTGCTGAAGTCGATGTTATCGCGTCGCGGCGGCGATCTTTCCGGTGGCCAGCAGCAGCAACTGGCGATCGGACGCGCCATGGTGACGCGGCCTCGGATTCTCGTCCTCGACGAGCCGACCGAGGGCATTCAGCCGTCGATCATCAAGGATATCGGCCGGGCAATCCGTTATCTGCGCGATTCCACCGGCATGGCGATCCTGCTCGTCGAGCAATATCTCGACTTCTGCCGGGAGCTTGCCGACTATGTCTACATCATGGATCGGGGCGAGATCGTGCATGAAGGCCTTGCCGAAACGCTGGATACGCCGGAGGCTCGTCGCCATCTGACTGTCTGA
- a CDS encoding urease subunit beta has product MIPGEIIAASGDIELNAGAPTVTLEVSNTGDRPVQVGSHYHFAETNAGLSFDRAAAHGTRLDIPAGTAVRFEPGQTRSVTLIPLSGKREVYGFRQLVMGKL; this is encoded by the coding sequence ATGATTCCGGGCGAGATCATTGCCGCAAGCGGCGACATCGAACTGAATGCCGGCGCGCCGACGGTGACGCTGGAAGTTTCCAACACCGGCGACCGGCCGGTGCAGGTCGGGAGCCACTATCATTTCGCCGAGACCAATGCCGGGCTCTCGTTCGATCGCGCGGCAGCGCACGGCACGCGGCTCGATATTCCGGCGGGAACGGCCGTGCGCTTCGAGCCGGGGCAGACGCGTTCGGTGACGTTGATCCCGCTTTCCGGCAAGCGCGAGGTCTATGGTTTCCGTCAGTTGGTGATGGGCAAGCTTTAA
- the urtD gene encoding urea ABC transporter ATP-binding protein UrtD: MIPDVKPNSVLYLNGVSVSFDGFKALNSLSIVIEPGELRAIIGPNGAGKTTMMDIITGKTRPDEGEVFFNGTIDLTRKDEADIAELGIGRKFQKPTVFESHTVWDNLELALNRRRGVFSTLFYRLSGEDKSRIEEILETVRLTHRRDEFAANLSHGQKQWLEIGMLLAQEPKLLLVDEPVAGMTDAETAETAILLKDIARTRSVVVVEHDMGFIRDLGVKVTCLAEGSVLAEGSIDFVSSDPKVIENYLGR, from the coding sequence ATGATCCCCGACGTCAAACCCAACAGCGTGCTTTATCTCAACGGTGTCTCGGTTTCCTTCGACGGCTTCAAGGCGTTGAACTCGTTGTCGATCGTCATCGAGCCCGGCGAGCTTCGCGCCATCATCGGCCCGAACGGCGCCGGCAAGACCACGATGATGGATATCATCACCGGCAAGACCAGGCCCGATGAGGGCGAGGTGTTCTTCAACGGCACGATTGATCTGACAAGGAAGGACGAGGCCGATATCGCTGAGCTCGGCATCGGCCGCAAGTTCCAGAAGCCGACCGTCTTCGAAAGCCATACCGTCTGGGACAATCTGGAGCTGGCGCTGAACCGGCGCCGCGGTGTGTTCTCGACGCTGTTCTACCGGCTTTCGGGTGAAGACAAGTCACGCATCGAGGAGATCCTCGAAACGGTGCGGCTGACGCACCGCCGCGACGAATTCGCCGCCAACCTCTCGCACGGGCAAAAACAGTGGCTGGAGATCGGCATGCTGCTGGCGCAGGAACCGAAGCTCCTGCTCGTCGACGAGCCGGTGGCCGGGATGACGGATGCGGAGACGGCGGAAACGGCGATCCTGCTCAAGGATATCGCCAGGACCCGCTCGGTCGTCGTCGTCGAACACGACATGGGCTTTATCCGCGACCTCGGCGTCAAGGTGACGTGCCTTGCCGAAGGCTCGGTGCTGGCTGAGGGATCGATCGACTTTGTGAGCTCCGATCCGAAGGTGATCGAGAACTATCTGGGGCGATGA
- a CDS encoding urease accessory protein UreD produces MMIAAAGTRPQRAEGRGHLAAKLFDGRTRLRELYQEGAAKIRLPDTFDASMEAVIINTAGGLTGGDRMDWSVVAGPGTKIDVTTQACEKIYKASAGTAEVTTSIKVGAQARVDWLPQETILFDRAALFRRLDVDLDEDSEFLAVEAVLLGRKAMGETVETGLFRDRWRIRRSGQLIHAEELRLSEGVSALAAWQAVLGGQVAFATLLYAGPLSEAYLGKVRPLVEGAMGGASAWDGKLVVRLAATDGFSLRKILIPVISALRNGAPVPKVWNL; encoded by the coding sequence ATGATGATTGCGGCGGCAGGGACGAGACCGCAAAGAGCGGAGGGACGCGGGCATCTGGCGGCAAAGCTGTTTGACGGCCGCACGCGTCTCCGTGAACTCTATCAGGAGGGCGCGGCGAAGATCCGCTTGCCCGATACGTTCGATGCCTCGATGGAAGCCGTCATCATCAACACAGCAGGCGGGTTGACCGGTGGTGACCGGATGGACTGGAGCGTCGTTGCCGGTCCCGGCACGAAGATCGACGTCACCACCCAGGCCTGCGAGAAGATCTACAAGGCGTCGGCCGGCACGGCCGAGGTGACGACCAGCATCAAGGTCGGAGCCCAAGCACGGGTCGACTGGCTGCCGCAGGAAACGATCCTCTTCGATCGGGCCGCACTTTTCCGCAGGCTCGATGTCGATCTTGATGAAGACTCCGAATTTCTGGCCGTCGAAGCTGTGCTGCTCGGCCGCAAGGCGATGGGCGAGACAGTGGAAACCGGGCTGTTTCGCGACCGCTGGCGCATCCGACGCTCGGGTCAACTGATCCACGCCGAAGAGCTCAGACTTTCCGAAGGTGTCTCGGCGCTGGCAGCGTGGCAGGCGGTGCTCGGCGGACAGGTGGCCTTTGCGACGCTGCTTTATGCCGGGCCGCTTTCGGAAGCCTATCTCGGCAAGGTACGGCCGCTCGTCGAAGGAGCGATGGGTGGTGCGAGCGCCTGGGATGGCAAGCTCGTCGTCCGCCTTGCGGCAACCGACGGCTTCTCACTCAGAAAAATCCTGATCCCGGTCATTTCCGCCTTGCGCAACGGTGCGCCTGTGCCGAAAGTCTGGAATCTATGA
- a CDS encoding Urease operon accessory protein has translation MIVGNGDVGEGMAGVIDAADFVIRFNDCRSYGAGGSRADAVAVCNTGRPAKAMLGSKVWRAHAGVVAASEIWSVRDPEKFAAMRAPLAVSHPELDDFCDDYTDEFTAFCADTGKTHVVIGKAVHEAVDASLSAFAPAPFIVPSSGMIVVAEVLNSYADAEVTLAGFGHVGWEWHPFAAERQLVDAYIAAGRLKRLSGETLISSSHGA, from the coding sequence ATGATCGTCGGCAATGGGGATGTCGGAGAAGGAATGGCTGGTGTCATCGATGCCGCCGATTTCGTCATCCGTTTCAATGATTGCCGCTCCTACGGCGCGGGCGGCAGCCGCGCCGATGCCGTTGCCGTCTGCAACACCGGCAGGCCGGCAAAGGCGATGCTCGGTTCAAAAGTGTGGCGTGCGCATGCCGGCGTCGTCGCGGCATCGGAAATCTGGAGCGTGCGCGATCCGGAAAAATTCGCCGCGATGCGGGCGCCGCTTGCCGTCTCACATCCGGAACTCGACGATTTCTGCGACGACTATACGGATGAATTCACTGCCTTCTGCGCTGATACCGGCAAGACGCATGTCGTGATCGGCAAGGCGGTCCACGAGGCTGTCGATGCCTCGCTGTCGGCCTTCGCGCCGGCGCCTTTCATTGTGCCGAGCAGCGGCATGATCGTCGTAGCCGAGGTGCTGAACAGCTATGCCGATGCCGAGGTGACGCTTGCCGGGTTCGGTCATGTCGGCTGGGAATGGCACCCGTTTGCCGCCGAAAGGCAGCTTGTCGATGCCTATATTGCCGCGGGCCGCCTCAAGCGGCTAAGCGGGGAAACGCTTATCTCTTCCTCCCACGGAGCCTGA
- a CDS encoding GGDEF domain-containing protein: protein MRNWMSLQADFGNFQHRRNVYLFALKMSFLAVILSGVIISLTIPPLGFFGLLPMTLAHAIGFGAIFSWLVGGTVSGMLSLAAGFALHELTLSRAEFEKLSRTDTLSGLLNRRAFTEALENTEGNASLVVFDVDRFKAINDRFGHACGDAVITAVSAMLISAFDEMSVVARLGGEEFGVIVSGEPLEARMERIEGVRARIASGAITAEGHDIRITVSGGVADLAAGSNKQAVYASADRALYLAKALGRNRVVHEREGLHHAWHGLVDNGPDAKGRGTESDNVMQAYGI from the coding sequence ATGAGAAACTGGATGTCGCTGCAGGCCGATTTCGGCAATTTTCAACATCGCAGGAATGTCTATCTCTTTGCGTTGAAGATGAGCTTTCTTGCAGTCATTCTCTCCGGCGTCATCATTTCGCTGACGATACCGCCGCTGGGCTTTTTCGGGCTGCTACCGATGACACTCGCGCACGCGATCGGCTTCGGAGCCATTTTTTCCTGGCTCGTCGGTGGGACGGTTTCCGGCATGCTATCGCTGGCCGCCGGTTTTGCCCTGCATGAGCTGACGCTGTCGCGGGCGGAGTTCGAAAAACTCAGCCGAACGGACACGCTCTCCGGATTATTGAACCGGCGGGCTTTCACAGAGGCGCTTGAAAACACCGAGGGCAATGCCTCGCTTGTTGTTTTCGATGTCGACCGCTTCAAGGCGATCAACGATCGCTTCGGCCATGCCTGCGGCGATGCCGTCATCACCGCGGTCTCGGCTATGCTCATATCCGCCTTCGATGAGATGTCCGTCGTCGCACGGTTGGGTGGGGAGGAGTTCGGCGTCATCGTCTCCGGCGAGCCGCTGGAGGCGCGGATGGAACGCATTGAAGGTGTCCGGGCCCGGATCGCAAGCGGCGCCATCACGGCCGAGGGGCACGATATCCGCATCACCGTTTCCGGCGGTGTGGCCGATCTCGCCGCCGGGAGCAACAAGCAGGCGGTCTACGCTTCGGCTGACCGGGCGCTCTATCTCGCCAAGGCGCTCGGGCGCAATCGCGTCGTTCACGAGCGGGAAGGCCTGCATCATGCCTGGCACGGGCTCGTCGACAATGGCCCCGATGCCAAGGGCAGGGGAACTGAGAGTGACAACGTGATGCAGGCTTACGGAATATAA
- a CDS encoding urease subunit gamma, whose protein sequence is MNLTPREKDKLLISMAAMVARRRLERGVKLNYPEAIALISDFVVEGARDGRPVAELMEAGAHVIGRDQVMEGVAEMIHDVQVEATFPDGTKLVTVHEPIR, encoded by the coding sequence ATGAACCTCACTCCGAGAGAAAAAGACAAGCTGCTGATATCAATGGCGGCGATGGTGGCGCGGCGGCGGCTGGAGCGCGGCGTCAAGCTGAACTATCCCGAGGCGATCGCGCTGATCAGCGATTTCGTCGTCGAAGGCGCCCGCGACGGCCGTCCTGTCGCCGAGCTGATGGAGGCCGGCGCCCATGTGATCGGCCGCGACCAAGTGATGGAGGGCGTTGCCGAGATGATCCATGACGTGCAGGTGGAGGCGACGTTCCCGGATGGAACCAAGCTCGTCACCGTGCACGAACCGATTCGGTAA
- a CDS encoding DUF1272 domain-containing protein: MLELRPNCECCNKDLPPESAQARICTYECTFCADCVDGVLKGVCPNCGGNLVVRPIRPAAMLVKNPASTKRVLKAEGCAPKAA; encoded by the coding sequence ATGCTCGAGCTCAGGCCCAATTGCGAATGCTGCAACAAGGATCTGCCGCCGGAGAGCGCGCAGGCAAGAATCTGCACCTATGAATGCACCTTTTGTGCCGACTGCGTCGACGGTGTGCTGAAGGGTGTCTGCCCGAACTGCGGCGGCAATCTCGTTGTCAGGCCTATTCGGCCGGCGGCGATGCTCGTCAAAAATCCGGCGTCGACAAAACGTGTGCTGAAGGCCGAGGGCTGCGCGCCCAAGGCGGCTTAA
- a CDS encoding TIGR02117 family protein, with the protein MRTGIRWFLRIVFLLVLLMGWGTFIPRPLIAPVKASSAAAAHRILLLSGPIHTDIAIPLDGETRTAFSFLADTGFPLGHPDAEWLIVGWGGRAFYLETPAWAELRPLPVLRALTIDRSVLHVDLAGHITEPQSSVAAFDIGDDQLTRLRNFISDSFDRDTGVVVPIPDAGYGEFDRFFEAKGYFNALFGCNTWTAAALRSAGLQTGLWNPFPQSLRLSVAVYN; encoded by the coding sequence ATGAGGACAGGCATCCGCTGGTTTTTACGGATCGTATTCCTGCTTGTGCTTTTGATGGGTTGGGGAACCTTCATTCCCCGGCCGCTGATTGCCCCGGTCAAGGCGTCGTCTGCGGCGGCGGCGCATCGGATTCTGCTGCTGTCGGGACCGATCCACACCGATATTGCCATTCCGCTCGATGGGGAGACGCGGACGGCCTTTTCCTTTCTCGCCGATACCGGTTTTCCGCTCGGTCATCCGGATGCGGAATGGCTGATTGTCGGCTGGGGCGGCCGGGCCTTCTATCTGGAAACCCCGGCCTGGGCGGAGCTGAGGCCGTTACCGGTCCTGCGGGCGCTGACGATCGACCGTTCGGTGCTGCACGTGGACCTTGCCGGTCACATCACCGAGCCGCAGTCAAGCGTTGCGGCATTCGATATCGGTGACGATCAATTGACACGGCTGCGCAATTTTATCTCAGACAGCTTCGATCGCGACACGGGCGTGGTGGTGCCGATCCCGGATGCTGGTTACGGCGAATTCGACCGGTTCTTCGAGGCCAAGGGATATTTCAACGCCCTCTTCGGCTGCAACACCTGGACGGCTGCCGCGCTGCGCTCGGCCGGGCTTCAAACCGGCTTGTGGAACCCGTTCCCACAATCATTGCGATTGTCTGTTGCTGTCTACAATTGA
- the ureC gene encoding urease subunit alpha, protein MPYKISRAAYAGMFGPTTGDKVRLADTELFIEIEKDFTTYGEEVKFGGGKVIRDGMGQSQVTRADGAVDTVITNAVIVDHSGVYKADIGLKDGRIVAIGKAGNPDMQPGVNIIVGPGTEAIAAEGKIVTAGGMDSHIHFIAPQQIEEALMSGMTCMLGGGTGPAHGTLATTCTPGPWHLARMIEAADAFPMNLAFAGKGNASLPGALTEMVLAGASSLKLHEDWGTTPGAIDCCLSVADEYDVQVMIHTDTLNESGFVEDTIGAIKGRTIHAFHTEGAGGGHAPDIIKICGQPNVIPSSTNPTRPYTVNTIAEHLDMLMVCHHLSPSIPEDIAFAESRIRKETIAAEDILHDIGAFSIISSDSQAMGRVGEVAIRTWQTADKMKRQRGRLKEEKGDNDNFRVRRYIAKYTINPAIAHGLSHEIGSVEVGKRADLVLWNPAFFGVKPDMVLLGGSIAAAPMGDPNASIPTPQPVHYRPMFASYGKSLTNSSVTFVSQASLDGGLKGRLGVAKQLVAVKNTRGGISKASMIHNDLTPEIEVDPETYEVRANGELLTCEPATVLPMAQRYFLF, encoded by the coding sequence ATGCCCTACAAGATCTCGCGCGCCGCCTATGCCGGCATGTTCGGACCGACCACCGGCGACAAGGTGCGCCTTGCGGATACGGAACTCTTCATCGAGATCGAGAAGGATTTCACCACCTATGGCGAGGAGGTGAAGTTCGGCGGCGGCAAGGTCATTCGTGACGGCATGGGCCAGAGCCAGGTGACGCGGGCGGATGGTGCGGTCGATACCGTCATCACCAATGCTGTGATCGTCGATCACTCCGGCGTCTACAAGGCCGATATCGGACTTAAGGACGGGCGCATCGTTGCGATCGGCAAGGCGGGCAATCCCGATATGCAGCCTGGCGTCAATATCATCGTCGGTCCGGGCACGGAGGCGATCGCCGCCGAAGGCAAGATCGTCACTGCTGGCGGCATGGACAGCCATATCCACTTCATCGCGCCGCAACAGATCGAGGAAGCGCTGATGTCAGGCATGACCTGCATGCTCGGCGGCGGCACGGGACCGGCGCACGGCACGCTTGCCACCACTTGCACGCCCGGTCCCTGGCATCTCGCGCGCATGATCGAAGCGGCTGACGCCTTCCCGATGAACCTCGCCTTTGCCGGTAAGGGCAATGCCTCACTGCCGGGGGCGCTGACCGAGATGGTGCTGGCCGGCGCCAGCTCGCTGAAGCTGCACGAGGATTGGGGCACGACGCCAGGCGCCATCGATTGCTGCCTGTCGGTCGCCGACGAATATGACGTTCAAGTGATGATCCACACCGATACGCTGAACGAAAGCGGCTTTGTCGAAGATACGATCGGTGCCATCAAGGGCCGTACCATCCACGCCTTCCACACGGAAGGGGCGGGCGGTGGGCACGCGCCCGACATCATCAAGATCTGCGGCCAGCCGAACGTCATTCCGTCGTCTACCAATCCGACCCGGCCCTATACGGTCAACACCATCGCCGAGCATCTCGACATGCTGATGGTCTGCCATCACCTGTCGCCGTCGATCCCCGAGGATATCGCCTTTGCAGAAAGCCGCATCCGCAAGGAGACGATCGCCGCCGAGGATATCCTGCACGATATCGGCGCCTTCTCGATCATCTCGTCCGACAGCCAGGCCATGGGCCGCGTCGGCGAGGTGGCGATCCGGACCTGGCAGACGGCCGACAAGATGAAGCGGCAGCGCGGCCGGCTGAAGGAGGAAAAGGGCGACAACGACAATTTCCGCGTCCGCCGTTATATCGCCAAATATACGATCAACCCGGCGATCGCCCATGGCCTCAGCCATGAGATCGGCTCGGTCGAAGTCGGCAAGCGTGCCGACCTCGTACTCTGGAATCCGGCCTTCTTCGGCGTGAAGCCCGACATGGTGCTGCTCGGCGGCTCGATCGCGGCCGCGCCGATGGGCGATCCGAATGCCTCGATCCCGACGCCGCAGCCGGTGCACTACCGGCCGATGTTTGCCTCCTACGGCAAGAGCCTCACCAATTCCTCCGTCACCTTCGTCAGCCAGGCCTCGCTCGACGGTGGCTTGAAGGGCCGGCTCGGCGTCGCCAAGCAACTGGTCGCGGTGAAGAATACGCGCGGCGGAATCTCCAAGGCATCGATGATCCATAACGACCTGACACCCGAGATCGAGGTCGATCCGGAGACCTATGAGGTCAGGGCAAACGGCGAATTGCTGACTTGCGAGCCGGCGACGGTGCTGCCGATGGCGCAGCGCTATTTCCTGTTTTAG
- the urtB gene encoding urea ABC transporter permease subunit UrtB, translating to MYRAIKIFLITLCLTFSGLAFSGPTFSGLAFPGLATSSEVRAEDDIHVLIDALGVGDFPEREAAIKVLVASKDPHISQILQQLSDGLLYVNSDGGPVLLQGGTDDEPTYSDPITGEAAADVDPDMMTKVKINNALRGVISAATSQLTLMSPDRSARLAAAQGLLKDADPANLDLLNAALAAEKDAEIKNTMEAARAVLLLKTDASVEDKKAAIDTIAARGNRDALTILTTTLETAPDDLKPAIQADISTINRSLALWDIVQNVWYGLSLGSVLLLAAIGLAITFGVMGVINMAHGEMVMIGAYTTYVVQEYITSTFPGVADYSLAFAVPAAFVFTGFVGLVIERAVIRYLYGRPLETLLATWGVSLILQQAVRSSFGPTNREVRNPTWMSGVFDLGGLSITWNRLWIIVFSMVVFVTLLLLLKRSAFGLQMRAVTQNRRMASSMGIRTGWVDAFTFALGSGIAGIAGVALSQIDNVSPNLGQSYIIDSFMVVVFGGVGNLWGTLVGALSLGVVNKFLEPFAGAVLGKILVLVLIILFIQKRPRGLFALKGRAVEA from the coding sequence ATGTATCGCGCCATAAAGATTTTCCTCATCACGCTCTGCCTGACATTCTCGGGGCTGGCATTCTCGGGCCCGACATTTTCCGGCCTCGCATTTCCGGGCCTGGCAACATCGAGCGAAGTTCGGGCAGAGGACGATATCCATGTGCTCATCGATGCGCTCGGCGTCGGCGACTTCCCGGAACGCGAGGCGGCCATCAAGGTGCTGGTTGCCTCCAAGGACCCGCATATCAGCCAGATCCTGCAGCAGTTGAGCGACGGCCTTCTCTACGTCAATTCCGATGGCGGCCCAGTGCTCCTCCAGGGCGGCACCGATGACGAACCGACCTATTCCGATCCGATCACCGGCGAAGCCGCTGCCGATGTCGATCCTGACATGATGACCAAGGTCAAGATCAACAATGCGCTTCGCGGCGTCATCAGCGCCGCCACCAGCCAGCTGACGCTGATGAGCCCGGACCGTTCGGCCCGGCTTGCCGCGGCACAGGGCCTGCTGAAAGACGCCGATCCCGCCAATCTCGACCTGCTGAACGCGGCGCTTGCGGCTGAAAAGGACGCCGAGATCAAGAATACGATGGAAGCGGCGCGCGCAGTGCTGCTGCTGAAGACCGATGCGAGCGTCGAAGACAAGAAGGCTGCGATCGATACGATCGCGGCTCGCGGCAATCGTGATGCGCTGACCATCCTCACGACCACACTCGAAACCGCGCCTGATGATTTGAAGCCGGCGATCCAGGCAGATATCAGCACCATCAATCGCAGCCTGGCGCTGTGGGATATCGTCCAGAACGTCTGGTACGGATTGTCGCTCGGCTCGGTGCTGCTGCTTGCCGCGATCGGCCTTGCCATCACCTTCGGCGTTATGGGCGTTATCAACATGGCGCATGGCGAAATGGTGATGATCGGCGCCTACACCACCTATGTGGTGCAGGAATACATTACCTCGACCTTTCCCGGCGTGGCGGACTATTCGCTTGCCTTTGCCGTGCCTGCCGCCTTCGTCTTTACCGGCTTCGTCGGTCTGGTGATCGAGCGCGCCGTCATCCGCTATCTCTACGGCCGGCCGCTCGAAACGCTGCTTGCCACTTGGGGCGTGTCGCTGATCCTGCAGCAGGCCGTGCGCAGCAGCTTCGGCCCGACCAACCGCGAGGTCCGCAATCCGACCTGGATGTCCGGCGTCTTCGATCTCGGCGGGCTCTCCATTACCTGGAACAGATTGTGGATCATCGTCTTTTCGATGGTCGTCTTCGTGACGCTGCTCCTGCTGCTCAAGCGGTCAGCCTTCGGCCTGCAGATGCGCGCCGTCACGCAGAACCGCCGCATGGCATCGTCGATGGGCATCCGCACAGGCTGGGTCGATGCCTTCACCTTCGCGCTCGGTTCGGGCATTGCCGGTATTGCCGGCGTGGCGCTCAGCCAGATCGACAACGTCTCGCCGAACCTCGGCCAATCCTACATCATCGACAGCTTCATGGTGGTCGTCTTCGGCGGTGTCGGCAATCTCTGGGGTACGCTGGTCGGCGCGCTCTCGCTCGGCGTCGTTAACAAGTTCCTCGAGCCCTTCGCCGGCGCCGTGCTCGGCAAGATTCTGGTGCTCGTCCTCATCATTCTCTTCATCCAGAAGCGTCCCCGCGGGCTCTTCGCACTCAAAGGAAGGGCGGTGGAAGCATGA